Proteins from one Methanococcus maripaludis C5 genomic window:
- the larB gene encoding nickel pincer cofactor biosynthesis protein LarB: MREILEKFKTGNLSLEEAEKKLKLNYFDELGGFCKLDTNRKLRTGIPEVIYAEGKRCEDVAKILKELALKSNISLATRINDIENLKKCLEDETDLILEINELGRTAVLKKRGFEVEKTEKIGILAAGTSDIPVAEETAESAKIMGCEVIKNYDVGIAGIHRLFTPVKSMIEEDVCCIIAVAGMEGALPSVISSLVDIPVIGVPTSVGYGYKLTPLLTMLHSCSPGLVVVNIDNGFGAGVFAGLIASNISKRIKKG; this comes from the coding sequence ATGAGAGAGATCCTCGAAAAATTTAAAACCGGAAATCTAAGTTTAGAAGAAGCCGAAAAAAAATTAAAATTAAATTATTTTGATGAATTAGGCGGCTTTTGTAAACTTGATACCAACAGAAAACTCAGAACCGGAATTCCAGAAGTAATTTACGCTGAAGGGAAACGCTGTGAAGATGTTGCCAAAATTTTAAAAGAATTAGCTTTAAAAAGTAACATTTCTCTTGCAACAAGAATAAATGACATAGAAAATCTTAAAAAATGCCTTGAAGACGAAACTGACTTAATTTTAGAAATAAATGAACTTGGAAGAACTGCTGTTTTAAAAAAACGAGGTTTTGAAGTTGAAAAAACTGAAAAGATCGGGATACTTGCAGCAGGAACTTCGGATATTCCCGTAGCAGAAGAAACAGCCGAATCTGCAAAAATAATGGGTTGCGAAGTAATAAAAAATTACGATGTAGGTATTGCAGGAATACATAGGTTATTTACTCCAGTCAAATCGATGATTGAAGAGGATGTGTGCTGTATTATCGCGGTTGCAGGAATGGAAGGAGCACTTCCATCAGTAATTTCGTCTCTTGTTGATATTCCAGTAATTGGAGTTCCTACTTCTGTTGGATACGGCTATAAACTCACACCACTACTTACGATGCTTCATTCATGCAGTCCTGGACTTGTTGTGGTAAATATCGATAATGGATTTGGAGCTGGCGTTTTTGCCGGACTTATTGCTTCAAATATATCAAAACGAATTAAGAAGGGATAA
- a CDS encoding DUF2226 domain-containing protein, producing the protein MDIIEGKFVKMGSNYKELFDELPDDFLGHIRLSLKSNGQFKESHLFLKDKQIIGGYSEYEGEFFGNDAILNAMKMADLGAIVDIFSYTDSMLSMMQSSDARLFYSENPVKKIALEKKKVLVTNDARISIPEGRPIKLGASDDFEKYFGRYTLVELFKKSDGNYLRGYIGYEEHSPNVAVYQAENKLTFGISAFEIFNNLVEEDDNVAIDVYEYNKSKLDYFVEEYPDSVISAKKSESVKIQQKEPEIPKYTPKVEEIVEIEEDFDEVDEIEEDISREELMKKLGIKTVNDDMIENLLEDVFEPSKAEISAIESELLEKINDYLEENTDVTKFDSELSIEYNDEGEFIAECFITTTSDSEYGVKSAVDPKIIKKEITAIFDSYVIDIIPEITVINQKSAKSEPDTSINKYEIDLEKELNKIKAKHSDEKRTESEQLKEKIERGIHEYLENVNDIAEFEVHMSLNQNDGNKCKCSIILVPKKMLGFIKSSLNTDKIKKEISDILTLNNIEIEFLNIAVEKFTTSYNGYK; encoded by the coding sequence ATGGACATCATAGAAGGAAAATTTGTGAAAATGGGATCGAATTATAAAGAACTTTTTGATGAACTTCCGGATGATTTTTTAGGGCATATTCGACTCTCCTTGAAAAGTAATGGACAATTTAAAGAAAGTCATCTTTTTTTAAAAGATAAACAAATTATTGGTGGATATTCTGAATACGAAGGGGAATTTTTTGGAAATGATGCTATTTTAAATGCCATGAAAATGGCAGATCTTGGTGCCATTGTTGATATTTTTTCCTACACAGATTCTATGTTATCTATGATGCAAAGTTCAGATGCAAGATTATTTTATAGCGAAAATCCCGTTAAAAAAATCGCTTTAGAAAAAAAGAAAGTACTTGTGACAAACGATGCAAGAATATCAATTCCAGAAGGCAGGCCAATAAAATTGGGAGCTTCTGACGATTTTGAAAAATATTTTGGAAGATATACGCTTGTGGAACTCTTCAAAAAGAGTGATGGAAACTATTTAAGGGGTTATATTGGATATGAAGAACATTCTCCGAATGTTGCAGTTTATCAGGCTGAAAATAAATTAACTTTTGGAATTAGTGCTTTTGAAATTTTTAATAATCTTGTTGAAGAAGATGACAATGTTGCAATTGATGTTTACGAATACAATAAATCAAAATTGGATTATTTTGTTGAAGAATACCCTGATTCAGTAATTTCAGCTAAAAAGTCAGAATCTGTAAAAATTCAGCAGAAAGAACCCGAAATTCCAAAATATACTCCAAAAGTTGAAGAAATCGTTGAGATCGAAGAAGATTTTGATGAAGTAGACGAAATCGAAGAAGATATTTCAAGAGAAGAATTGATGAAAAAATTGGGTATAAAAACTGTTAACGATGATATGATTGAAAATCTTTTAGAAGATGTCTTTGAACCATCAAAAGCCGAAATTAGTGCGATAGAAAGCGAACTTTTAGAAAAAATAAATGATTATCTTGAAGAAAATACAGATGTTACGAAATTTGATAGCGAACTTTCAATAGAATATAATGATGAAGGCGAATTTATTGCAGAATGTTTCATAACTACAACGTCAGATAGTGAATACGGAGTAAAATCTGCCGTAGATCCAAAAATAATCAAAAAAGAGATTACAGCTATTTTTGACTCATATGTAATTGACATAATTCCGGAAATAACCGTAATTAATCAGAAATCAGCAAAATCAGAACCCGATACGTCAATAAATAAATACGAGATAGATCTTGAAAAAGAACTCAATAAAATAAAAGCCAAACATTCTGATGAAAAAAGAACCGAATCGGAACAATTGAAAGAAAAAATTGAACGCGGAATACATGAATATTTAGAAAATGTAAACGATATAGCCGAATTTGAAGTTCATATGTCGCTAAATCAAAATGATGGCAATAAATGTAAATGTTCAATAATTCTAGTTCCTAAAAAAATGCTTGGATTTATAAAAAGCAGTTTAAATACTGACAAAATCAAAAAGGAAATTTCAGATATTTTGACATTGAATAATATCGAAATCGAATTTTTAAATATTGCTGTTGAAAAATTCACTACATCATATAATGGGTATAAATAA
- a CDS encoding helix-turn-helix transcriptional regulator, whose translation MKTRIKEYRAKYDMTQEELGKIVGVRRETISFLEKGKYNPSLKLAHSISKALDTTIDELFIFEDDE comes from the coding sequence ATGAAAACAAGAATAAAGGAATATAGGGCAAAGTACGACATGACCCAAGAAGAACTCGGAAAAATTGTTGGAGTGAGGAGGGAAACCATAAGTTTTCTTGAAAAAGGAAAATATAATCCTTCATTAAAACTTGCCCATTCGATATCAAAAGCGCTGGATACAACAATCGATGAGCTGTTTATTTTTGAAGATGATGAATAA
- a CDS encoding rubredoxin-like domain-containing protein gives MDKKFFECKVCGDIHQGKNASNPCPTCMTKDSYVEITKKELPEKLGM, from the coding sequence ATGGATAAAAAGTTTTTTGAATGCAAAGTTTGCGGGGATATTCATCAAGGTAAAAATGCGTCAAATCCATGTCCAACATGCATGACTAAAGACTCGTACGTTGAAATTACAAAAAAAGAGCTTCCGGAAAAACTTGGAATGTAA
- a CDS encoding cupredoxin family copper-binding protein: METPVDTSTGFEGQNEATVLIEDFSYKPASITVKVGTTVTWVQKDGVRHTVTSNDGIFDSGLLSKDFSWNYPFNETGNFDYYGMPHPYMKGTVEVVK, translated from the coding sequence ATGGAAACGCCGGTTGATACATCCACTGGTTTCGAAGGTCAAAATGAAGCAACGGTATTGATTGAAGATTTTTCATATAAACCTGCAAGCATAACTGTGAAGGTTGGAACAACAGTTACATGGGTTCAAAAAGATGGTGTAAGGCATACTGTAACATCAAATGATGGAATATTTGATTCAGGACTTCTTTCAAAAGACTTTTCGTGGAATTACCCGTTCAATGAAACAGGAAATTTTGATTACTACGGTATGCCTCACCCATACATGAAGGGAACTGTTGAAGTGGTAAAATAA
- a CDS encoding thioredoxin family protein, with the protein MKIIVLGMGCKKCMDVYENVKKAVEELKIDAEIAKVTDAAKIAEYVISTPGLVVDDEVIFEGNVPSVEEIKNELSKL; encoded by the coding sequence ATGAAAATAATCGTATTAGGGATGGGATGCAAAAAATGTATGGACGTTTATGAAAACGTGAAAAAAGCAGTAGAAGAACTAAAAATCGATGCAGAAATAGCAAAAGTTACAGACGCTGCAAAAATTGCAGAATACGTAATTTCAACCCCTGGGCTCGTCGTTGACGATGAAGTGATATTTGAAGGAAATGTTCCAAGTGTTGAAGAAATTAAGAATGAGTTATCTAAACTTTAA
- a CDS encoding permease — protein sequence MFGWLDYGARYVVENILNLSMETAIASSVHFFIYDSLKIVILLSIMIFSISYIRSYFPPEKTKKILEKYSGVSGNIMASLLGIVTPFCSCSSVPLFIGFVEAGIPLGVTLSFLITSPIVNEAAFAVLLASFGWKIAMLYVISGVIIGVIGGIIIGKLKMEDQVEEYVYEIRSRARKIKKLTQKKRLKFAKDNTKDIVMRVWLYILIGIGIGAIIHGYAPEAILAKYAGPDNPLAVIFATIIAVPLYSNALGTIPIAEALIGKGVGIGTALAFMMATTALSFPEAVLLRKVIKPKLIAAFFGITSIAIVITGYLFNILL from the coding sequence ATGTTTGGTTGGTTAGATTATGGTGCGAGATACGTTGTAGAAAATATCCTAAATTTGAGTATGGAAACTGCAATTGCCTCATCAGTTCACTTTTTCATATACGACAGCTTAAAAATTGTAATTTTGCTTTCTATAATGATATTTTCAATTTCATACATTAGAAGCTATTTTCCACCCGAAAAAACAAAAAAAATACTCGAAAAGTATTCCGGAGTTTCTGGAAACATTATGGCATCATTACTTGGAATTGTAACACCATTTTGTTCATGCTCCTCAGTTCCACTATTTATTGGATTCGTGGAAGCGGGAATCCCTCTTGGAGTTACCCTTTCGTTTTTGATCACCTCTCCGATAGTAAACGAAGCAGCTTTTGCAGTACTTTTGGCATCTTTTGGATGGAAAATAGCAATGCTCTACGTAATTTCCGGAGTAATTATCGGGGTGATTGGCGGAATTATAATTGGTAAACTTAAAATGGAAGATCAGGTCGAAGAATACGTATATGAAATAAGAAGCAGGGCTCGAAAAATAAAGAAATTAACTCAAAAAAAGCGTTTAAAATTTGCAAAGGACAATACAAAAGATATTGTAATGAGAGTCTGGCTTTACATCTTGATTGGTATTGGAATTGGAGCAATAATACACGGTTATGCGCCAGAAGCGATTCTTGCAAAATATGCGGGTCCAGATAATCCTTTAGCAGTAATTTTTGCAACAATTATTGCAGTACCTCTTTATTCAAATGCGCTTGGAACAATCCCTATTGCAGAAGCGTTAATTGGAAAAGGAGTAGGAATTGGAACTGCGCTTGCATTTATGATGGCAACAACTGCGTTATCCTTCCCAGAAGCAGTTTTACTTAGAAAAGTAATAAAACCAAAATTAATAGCTGCATTCTTTGGAATTACGAGCATTGCAATTGTAATTACAGGATATTTATTCAATATCCTCCTTTAA